In Cicer arietinum cultivar CDC Frontier isolate Library 1 chromosome 7, Cicar.CDCFrontier_v2.0, whole genome shotgun sequence, a single window of DNA contains:
- the LOC101490802 gene encoding axial regulator YABBY 1-like, whose product MSSSNSSTTLSLDHLPPSEQLCYVHCNICDTILAVSVPCTSLFKTVTVRCGHCTNLLPVNMRALLLPSPNQFHLGHSLFSPTHNLLEEMPNPTPNFLMNHTNITPNFNDFSMPPRTVADELPRPPIINRPPEKRQRVPSAYNRFIKDEIQRIKSVNPDITHREAFSAAAKNWAHFPHIHFGLMPDQTMKKTNVCQQEGDEVLMKDGFFASANVGVSPY is encoded by the exons atgtcTTCCTCTAACTCTTCCACAACATTATCACTGGACCACCTCCCTCCTTCCGAACAACTTTGTTATGTTCATTGCAATATTTGTGACACCATTCTTGCT GTGAGTGTTCCCTGCACAAGCTTGTTCAAGACCGTTACTGTACGATGTGGTCATTGCACTAACCTCCTTCCAGTCAACATGCGTGCATTGCTTCTTCCATCTCcaaatcaatttcatttggGACACTCTCTTTTCTCCCCAACTCATAACCTTCTT GAGGAGATGCCAAACCCAACTCCAAATTTTCTGATGAACCACACAAATATTACACCAAATTTCAATGACTTCTCTATGCCTCCTAGGACTGTTGCTGATGAGCTTCCACGACCACCAATCATAAATAGAC CTCCTGAGAAAAGACAGAGAGTTCCCTCAGCATACAACCGCTTCATCAA gGACGAGATCCAACGCATCAAGTCTGTCAATCCTGATATAACTCACAGGGAAGCCTTCAGTGCAGCTGCCAAGAAT TGGGCCCACTTCCCACACATTCACTTTGGTCTCATGCCTGATCAGACTATGAAGAAGACAAATGTGTGCCAGCAG GAAGGAGATGAGGTTCTGATGAAAGATGGGTTTTTTGCTTCAGCTAATGTTGGTGTTTCACCCTACTAA